A genomic window from Paenibacillus sp. FSL K6-0276 includes:
- a CDS encoding GyrI-like domain-containing protein yields MVAKVITLPPFHVVGYKIEADIKEFESGLGKNIYHSLFERKDEIQNKKNENIILMQIYPMKPDFNPQVDRFTHILCYEVSKQGDVPLDMISHAVTESKYVTYTHKGLESELSRSYDYLYGQWIRETGNEPKDYDFEIWDERYKPESLDNEIDLFVALK; encoded by the coding sequence TTGGTAGCTAAAGTAATAACACTACCCCCTTTTCATGTTGTAGGTTACAAAATTGAAGCAGATATTAAAGAGTTTGAGTCTGGTCTTGGTAAGAACATTTATCATTCACTATTTGAAAGAAAAGACGAAATTCAAAACAAGAAAAATGAGAATATAATTTTAATGCAGATTTATCCTATGAAGCCCGATTTTAATCCTCAGGTGGATAGGTTTACACATATTCTTTGTTATGAAGTAAGTAAACAAGGCGATGTTCCATTAGATATGATAAGTCATGCTGTCACTGAAAGTAAGTATGTTACTTACACACATAAGGGACTTGAATCGGAACTTAGTCGTTCATATGACTATTTATATGGACAATGGATTAGAGAAACTGGAAATGAACCAAAGGATTATGATTTTGAAATTTGGGATGAAAGATATAAACCAGAAAGTCTAGATAATGAGATTGATTTGTTTGTGGCATTGAAATAA
- a CDS encoding zinc-binding alcohol dehydrogenase produces the protein MVFHYGNHCEYQVVETSDIFIRVPDALDLKWIPFTRMATVAFTSIRVSDIELGDKVSVTGLGLVGNLAAQLVRLQGATVIGMDLSKERLRTARQCGVDYTLDSSECSLKEQIMTLTNGKGVSSHIEATGVSKVGVESLQYIGSQGEIIFLGSPRGEFNTDITDVLNYCHLYNRGCITFKGAHEWRYPTEPNSFVKHSLVRNSGIVFELMQQQKLHIEPLISHVIKPEQASEAYEGLRTNKDQYNGVLFDWS, from the coding sequence GTGGTTTTTCATTACGGAAATCATTGTGAATATCAAGTTGTTGAGACTAGTGATATTTTCATTCGAGTGCCAGATGCGTTAGACTTGAAGTGGATACCGTTCACTCGGATGGCTACGGTAGCTTTTACATCGATACGTGTGTCGGATATCGAACTGGGAGACAAAGTAAGTGTGACAGGTCTTGGCTTGGTAGGCAATCTTGCTGCTCAATTGGTGCGTTTGCAGGGGGCAACGGTAATTGGCATGGATTTGTCTAAGGAACGGCTGCGGACTGCACGTCAATGCGGTGTGGATTACACCTTAGATAGCAGCGAATGCTCGTTGAAAGAGCAGATTATGACGTTGACCAATGGCAAAGGTGTCTCCAGTCATATTGAGGCAACAGGCGTCTCCAAGGTTGGAGTTGAAAGTCTTCAATACATCGGCTCACAGGGGGAAATCATCTTTTTAGGTAGTCCACGTGGGGAATTCAATACAGATATTACGGATGTACTTAATTACTGCCATCTGTATAACCGGGGATGTATTACATTTAAAGGAGCGCATGAATGGCGTTATCCAACAGAGCCTAATTCGTTTGTTAAGCATTCCTTGGTTCGCAATTCTGGCATTGTATTCGAGCTTATGCAACAACAGAAGCTGCACATCGAGCCTTTGATTAGCCATGTCATCAAGCCGGAGCAGGCTAGCGAAGCGTATGAGGGATTAAGAACCAACAAAGATCAGTACAATGGCGTACTGTTTGATTGGTCATAA
- a CDS encoding MupG family TIM beta-alpha barrel fold protein, whose product MLGISIFVADRTLEENMNYMKEMKEAGCTEIFTSLHMPEDDIELLKEKLLGIANAAKQLEMDLMADISGKALKEFSFPFLLESGVTGLRMDFGFSANEIAAYSQKMKIALNASTLTEEFLATLKDHHICLANIEAWHNYYPRPETGLDKEAFIEKNKWLKSEGITTMAFIPGDGLKRKPLFESLPTLEKHRNQSSFLAYLELEKDCAVDKIFVGDLTLSEWSQHQFKRYEEGIIPLRVTKELPYALWDIVHQNRLDAARDVVRSETARTDDNRFIMNKNIAPMHTTKRPKGTITVDNYLYGRYEHELQISLTDLPAHEGVNVIGHVIEEDIPLLDYVRKGGSRFSFISAT is encoded by the coding sequence TTGTTAGGGATTTCAATTTTTGTAGCGGATCGGACGTTAGAAGAAAACATGAATTATATGAAAGAAATGAAGGAAGCAGGTTGTACAGAAATATTTACATCACTTCATATGCCAGAAGATGATATTGAACTACTGAAGGAGAAATTGCTGGGAATTGCAAACGCTGCCAAACAATTAGAAATGGACTTGATGGCAGATATTTCTGGGAAAGCATTGAAGGAATTTTCTTTTCCCTTTTTATTGGAATCTGGTGTGACAGGTTTGCGGATGGATTTTGGATTTAGCGCCAATGAAATTGCTGCCTACTCGCAAAAAATGAAAATTGCCTTAAACGCTAGTACATTAACAGAAGAGTTCTTAGCTACATTAAAGGATCATCATATTTGTCTTGCGAACATTGAAGCTTGGCATAATTATTATCCCCGCCCGGAAACAGGTCTTGATAAAGAAGCGTTTATTGAGAAGAACAAATGGCTGAAGTCTGAAGGAATTACGACAATGGCCTTTATTCCTGGAGATGGGCTAAAGAGAAAACCATTATTTGAAAGTTTGCCTACATTAGAGAAACATAGGAATCAATCTTCTTTTCTAGCTTACTTGGAATTAGAGAAGGATTGTGCCGTGGACAAAATTTTTGTTGGAGATTTAACACTTTCAGAATGGTCTCAGCATCAATTCAAAAGGTATGAAGAAGGAATTATTCCTTTGCGAGTAACCAAGGAACTGCCTTATGCATTATGGGATATTGTTCATCAGAATCGCCTCGACGCTGCTCGGGATGTGGTTCGCTCAGAAACTGCACGAACAGATGATAACCGTTTTATAATGAACAAAAATATTGCGCCTATGCATACGACCAAGCGACCTAAAGGAACGATTACTGTCGATAATTATTTGTATGGCCGCTATGAACATGAGTTACAGATCTCGTTAACGGATCTCCCGGCACATGAAGGTGTTAATGTCATTGGTCATGTTATAGAGGAAGACATTCCTCTGTTGGACTATGTTAGAAAAGGCGGAAGTCGTTTTTCCTTCATATCTGCAACTTAA
- a CDS encoding MurR/RpiR family transcriptional regulator gives MVVGSMISQIELVLYELPESEKKVAEYILANAKDVLHMTIHELATKSEASSAAVVRFCRSLGIEGFPALKIRLSAEVENTQHVGYFDVEANETVNSIIEKMLSNTILTFQNTASQLDPQSIEQAVSMLQQAEVIYVYGIGASFIIAEDAAQKWLRLGKNVYAISDRHLLAAAMATKSENAVFWGISYSGETREVIQLIKRAKEQGIKTISLTRPGNNKLSQLADVSLFTSRAPEATLRSAATSSRFAQLFVLDIVFSAYASAQHDFTVEQLAKTRQMIEVLYD, from the coding sequence TTGGTAGTAGGGAGTATGATTTCTCAGATTGAACTGGTATTATATGAGCTGCCAGAATCAGAAAAAAAAGTTGCTGAGTACATTCTTGCAAATGCTAAAGATGTGCTGCATATGACCATACATGAGTTAGCGACGAAATCGGAGGCAAGTAGTGCGGCGGTTGTTCGTTTTTGCAGGTCGCTAGGGATAGAAGGTTTTCCCGCTCTGAAAATCCGATTGTCGGCGGAAGTAGAAAACACGCAGCATGTTGGCTACTTTGATGTTGAAGCGAATGAAACGGTGAATTCTATCATTGAAAAAATGTTGTCAAATACAATACTGACCTTTCAGAATACGGCCAGTCAACTGGACCCACAATCTATTGAGCAGGCAGTGAGCATGCTGCAGCAGGCAGAAGTTATTTATGTTTATGGGATAGGTGCCTCGTTTATTATTGCAGAAGATGCCGCTCAAAAATGGCTTCGGCTTGGCAAAAATGTATATGCTATTTCAGATCGTCATTTATTAGCAGCGGCCATGGCTACGAAATCAGAAAACGCCGTCTTCTGGGGGATTTCGTATAGCGGTGAGACGAGAGAGGTTATTCAATTAATAAAACGAGCTAAGGAGCAGGGGATAAAAACAATCAGCCTCACTCGTCCTGGAAATAACAAGCTTTCTCAGCTTGCTGATGTTTCTTTATTTACATCACGTGCACCGGAAGCGACGCTTCGTAGTGCGGCAACAAGCTCTAGATTTGCTCAATTATTTGTGCTCGATATTGTCTTTAGCGCATATGCTTCTGCTCAGCATGATTTTACTGTGGAGCAGCTAGCGAAGACAAGACAAATGATTGAAGTCCTGTATGATTGA